From the genome of Bacteroidales bacterium:
GACTGATAAAAAAACATTTTGATGAATTGTCTGAAGGTAAACTCGAGCTCGACAGCAATTATCAGTTTACCAGCACCAACGAGCTATTGGGTACCAAGCCTCGCAAAAAGTCTACAAAGAGCTTCCAGCCACGCCAGCAGCATGGCAGCAATAGGCCACCGAGAAGACAAAATCGTCCAAAAAATTAATAACACTTAAAAAATTTTATAATGAGTTCTTTTGAAATTTGTGGTGGCAAAAGGCTCAGCGGTGAGATTATCCCACAGGGTGCCAAAAATGAAGCCCTTCAGGTAATTTGTGCTGTGCTGCTTACACGCCAACCGGTTACCATCAGTAACATTCCGGAGATTCGTGATGTAATAAAACTCATCGATTTACTCAAACTGCTTGGTGTGGAGGCGGAAAAAACTGCCGAAGCAACCTGGCGTTTTACGGCTTCTGACATCCAGCTCGATATCCTGCTCACAGACGAGTTTCGCAAAAAGAGTGCACAGTTGCGTGGCAGTATCATGATCATCGGGCCGTTGCTGGCGCGTTTTGGCAAAGCATTTATTCCACAGCCCGGCGGTGATAAAATAGGTCGGCGTCGGCTCGACACCCATTTTATAGGATTGGAAAAGCTGGGGGCTAAATTCGATTACGATTTTCAAAAAAACTATTACAGTGTCGTAGCTGAGCGGCTCGAAGGTACTTACATGCTTCTCGACGAAGCTTCCGTTACCGGCACCGCCAATGTGGTGATGGCTGCTACTTTGGCAAAAGGTACAACCACCATCTTCAATGCTGCCTGCGAACCTTATGTGGCGCAGCTTTGCAAGATGCTCAATAGCATGGGCGCCCGCATCGAAGGCATCGGCTCCAACCTGCTTACCGTAAATGGTGTAGAGGCACTTTCGGGCTGTAGCCACAGGCTGTTGCCCGACATGATCGAGGTAGGAAGCTTTATTGGCATGGCCGCGCTCACACAATCCAATATTAAAATTGCCGGTGTCAATCCTGCCGATCTGGGCATTATCCCCGACGTTTTCAGAAGGCTGGGCATCAAAATGCAGCTCAACGCCGACAGCATTGTAATCCCCGAACAGGAAGGCTACGAAATAGAAACTTTCATGGACGGCTCCATCATGACCATTGCCGACGCGCCCTGGCCCGGATTTACGCCCGACCTGATAAGTATTGCTCTGGTGGTAGCCATACAAGCCAAAGGCAGCGTACTGATTCACCAAAAGATGTTTGAGAGCCGTTTGTTTTTTGTTGATAAACTTATCGACATGGGCGCACGCATTATCCTGTGCGACCCGCACCGCGCCACAGTTATCGGCCTCGACAGGCAATACAAGCTGCGCGGCATCCGCATGAGTTCGCCCGACATCCGTGCCGGAGTAGCATTGTTGATCAGCGCCCTCTCGGCTGAAGGCAAAAGCATCATCGACAACATTGAGCAGATTGACCGGGGCTATCAGAACATCGACGGACGCCTGCGTGCACTTGGCGCGGAAATTGAAAGGATTTAAATGATATTATTTGATATGTAAAGACGCCCGATTGAGCGTTGCATGAGACAGGTGGAAAATGTATTCAAATAGTAGAATTTGAATTAATTCATTATGAAAAAATATTTTATTGTTACAACGATAATAATCGCATCACTGCTGCTTGTTGCCAGTCCAATCCGGGCACAGGTGTCGCGAACAACAGGAGTGGAGCCAGGCAATGTTTTGCCTGACATTACCCTGAATGATTTGGATGGCAATCCACACAAAATCTCTGAGCTTCGCGGAAGCATTGTCCTGGTCGATTTTTGGGCATCATGGTGCCGACCATGCCGCCGCGAGAACATTGTGTTGGTGAAGACTTACAGAGATTTTCAAAGCAAAAAATTTAAAGATGCCGAAGGTTTTAAAATCCTAAGCATCTCCTTCGACAAAACTCGCCAGGACTGGAGCAAAGCCATAGAAGCCGACGGCTTGTTTTGGGAAACGCATGTAAGCGACTTGCAGGGTTGGCATTCGATGGCTGCCAAAACATATAATGTGCGTGCCATCCCCACGAATTTTCTCATCGACCAAAAGGGCGTAATCATTGCCAAAAACCTGCATGGCGAACAATTAGCGGAAGCCCTTCGAAAATTGATGAAGGAATAATCATTTTACAGGAATGACAATTTGACGTTAAATGAGCCAGTGGCAAATTATTTGATTAGCCATGGCTCATTTAATTTTAGCAGTTATTCAGGGAAGTTGATTTTTTAATAAATAAAAAAAGATGGACGAGAAAACAAAAAGCCCCAAAAATAAAAATTCAAAACCAAAGGATGGGAATAAGCATCAGCACACCGATGAAGAAGTACACCGTGATGATAAGAAGATAATGCGGACTATAATAAGAAAGCAGGAGCGTGCCCGGCTTGAGACCCGTATCAATGAACTTGAAGGGAACCTTGCCGAGCTCAGCGACAAGTATCTGCGCCTGTTTTCCGAATTTGATAATTATCGCAAGCGTACCAACAAAGAGCGCATCGAACTGCTCGACACCGCTTCGGCCGGATTGATAAAAGAGCTGCTGCCGGTGCTCGACGATTTTGATCGTGCCATGCAACTGCTCGATGATGCTGACGACCCCAAAGTTGCAAGCAGCGTCGAAGGAATGCGGTTGATATACAATAAACTAAAAAACCTGTTGATGCGCAGTGGTCTGGAGCCAATGAAGTCGATTGGCGAAACATTTGATACCGATTTTCACGAAGCCATCACCAACATTCCCGCACCTGCTCCCGACCTGGTGGGTAAGGTTGTCGACGAAATTCAAAAAGGTTACATGCTCAAAGGCAAGGTTATTCGCTTTGCCCGCGTAGTGGTGGGGCAATAACCCACAAGGGATAAAGCATTTTTTTGCAAAGGAATTACGAGTCATGACAAAACGAGATTACTACGAAATACTGGAGATAACACGCGATGCCAACGAAGGTGAGATAAAAAAAGCTTACCGCAAAATGGCGATACGTTACCATCCCGACAAAAATCCCGGCGATCACAAAGCCGAAGATAAATTTAAAGAAGCTGCCGAAGCTTATGAAGTGCTGAACGACAACGATAAGCGTCAGCGTTACGACCGTTTTGGTCATGATGGTTTACGTGGGCAAGGCGGTGGTGGCTACGACATGTCGATGGAAGACATCTTCTCCAATTTCGGCGACATCTTTGGCAGCGCCTTTGGCGGCTTTAGTGGCGGTTTTGGCAGTAGCAGCCGGCGACGTCGTGTCAACAGGGGCAGCAATTTACGTGTGCGCGTAAAGCTTACCCTCGAGGAAATTGCCAATGGAATCAATAAAAAAATAAAAGTTAATAAGTATAAAAAGTGCGAAGAGTGCTCGGGAAGCGGTGCCAAAGGTGGCAGCTCCTACAGCACATGCAGCACTTGTCATGGTTCAGGCCAGGTAACGCGCGTTACCAATACTTTTCTGGGGCAAATGCAAACGGCAAGCACTTGCCCGGCCTGCGGTGGCGAAGGGCAGGTAATCACCAGCAAATGTGCTTCCTGCAACGGCGATGGCATCGTGCGTGGCGAAGAGGTGATTAGCATCGAAATCCCCGCTGGCGTAGCCCAGGATATGCAGCTTTCGGTGAGTGGTAAAGGAAACGCGGGAGCCCGGGGCGGCATCAATGGCGACCTCATCGTAGTGATAGAAGAAGCCGAGCACGAATCACTCATCCGCGACGGCGACAACCTCATCTACAATCATTTTATCTCTTTTGCCGAAGCAGCGCTGGGAGCTACCGCCTATGTGCCCACCCTCGACGGGAAAGCCAAGGTGAGCATCGAAGCAGGTACACATTCCGGTAAGGTGTTGCGACTAAAAAATAAAGGCATCCCACACCTGCAACAATATGGGCGCGGCGATTTGCTGGTGAACATCAGCGTGTGGACGCCACAAAGCCTCAGCCGCGAAGAACGCGAGCTGCTGCAGAAGCTCGACGAATCCGAAAGCTTCAAACCCAGCCCCTCCAAAAGTCAGCGCGGCATTTTCAATAGGATGAAGGAATATTTTCAATAATGGCTAAAAAGTTCAAAAAAATTACCGGCGACATTGTTTATTCCACCAATCCCGATTTTTCATTCCAATTTCAGGAAGAGGCACAGGAGGAAACACTAAGTCCTGCCCAACAAAACCTGAAAGTATGGCTCGATCGCAAGATGCGCAAGGGAAAGGTGGTGACGCTGGTGAAAGGTTTCGTGGGAACCACGGAGGATTTGGAGTCTCTGGCCAAACTTCTCAAGACGCGCTGTGGAACCGGTGGATCGGCCAAAGAAGGTGAAATCATAATACAAGGCGAAGTGCGCGAAAAGGTGCTGGCAATCCTCAAAAGTGAAGGTTACAAAGCCATTGCTGCGGGAGGGTAGGGGAGAAGGCAGCCGGCAGTTCACAGTTCTCAGTCGGCAGCCCTAAATAACAACCCGACAATTTGATAACCCGATAACTTGACAACATTACTATGGAAAACGAAGACATTTTAAAAGAACCGGTTTACTCTCCTTTTGTATTGGAATTTGTAGCGGTGGCGCAGAAGTATTGTTTGTTTATCGAAGAGATCGATAATTACTCCGTGGGCGAAATTTTCGATTACATGCATAAAGCTCTGTCGTTGTTGTATGTGCGCGGCTCGGTGCTGCCGAAAGTAACGCCCGAACACTACGAAGCCAACGAGAAATATGTAACCGAAGAGCAGTGGCAAAATGTTTTTAACGCTTTGCGCGAAAAGCTGGGAAAAGACGACGAATACTGGTTCAACGAAAATGATAACCCGCTCAACGAACTGATAAAAGGTAGCCTGGCCGATGGTTTTACGGATATTTACCAGGACATGAGGGATTTCGTGCTGCTGTATCAAAAACCATTGCGTGATGCCAAAAAGGTTGCGGTGTGGGAGATGCGCGAATTGTTTCAGGCACACTGGGGTTTCCGGATTGTGAACCTGCTCAAGGTTCTGCATTATAATCTTTACAGCGAAAATCGCCCGACAGCAATGACCGGCGTTGATGGCCTCCCCATTTAGGCCAGCGAGGAGGAGTGATTCTTTTTTTGCAAACACTTCGTTGAGGCTTTGCTAAGTAGTGATCCTCTCAAATCAATCACTGACAATTAAGCAGGCAAATCCTAGGAACCCCTACACCGACTTACAATACTCAACAAACCCCTGGCTATAAAGGCCACATTCTAAATAAGTATTTAGCTACCTAATTGATTGTTAATACATTGTTTTAGAAATCTCCAGGCTTTCTAAATAAGTCATCATCAGGCTACCATGTGGTTATGGATTGATTTTTGGGTAAATTTGCAATCTTTATTGATTCTAAATTATCATTACCAGCTTAAAGAGTTAAAATGAACTTAAGCGAATTAAAACAAGGCGATAAAGCTTTTATCTCGAAAGTAAAAGGGCGTGGCGCTTTTCGCAAACGCCTCACTGAGATGGGTTTTGTGAAAGGCAAAGAGGTGGAGGTAATCCGCAATGCACCTTTGCGCGACCCCATCGAGTACAGGCTGATGAATTATGAGGTGTCGCTGCGGCGTAGCGAGGCGCGTTTGGTGTCGGTGGTAACGAAAGAATCAGAAATTAATAATGGAAACGGACTCCCCTTTCAGGGCACCATCAGCGACGACATTCTTAAATTGAAGGCCGTCGAAAAAGGCAAGACCATCGATATTGCTCTGGTAGGAAATCCCAACTCCGGCAAAACCACCATTTTTAACTTTGCTTCACGTTCACGCGAAAAGGTGGGCAATTATGGCGGCGTAACTGTGGATGCCAAAATGGCTCACTTCAAGCTCGACGGTTATACTTTCAACCTGGTGGATTTGCCCGGAACCTATTCGCTGAGCGCTTATACTCCCGAAGAGTTGTACGTGCGCAAGCATATCCTGGGGCATTTCCCCGACATTGTCATCAACGTACTCGACGCTTCCAATCTCGAACGTAATCTTTACCTCACCACCCAGCTTATCGACATGGATATTAAGGTGGTGGTGGCCCTCAATATGTACGACGAGCTTTCTGCAAAAGGCGACAAGTTCGACCACCGGGCGCTCGGAAAAATGCTCGGGATCCCTTTCGTACCTACGATTGGCTCGAAAGGAAAAGGCATCCGCACGCTTTTTCGCAAAGTAATAGATGTGTACGAAGACCGCGACCCCATCATGCGGCACATCCATATTCATTATGGAAAGCCCATGGAGCGTAGCATCAGCAGGATTCAGGATGAGATTTGGAAAAATAAGTCACTCACCGATAAAGTTTCGTCACGTTATTACGCCATCAAGCTGCTCGAAAAAGACGAATCGGCGCATTTTTCGTTGGGTAAGTTGCCCAACTATCCCGACATCAGTCGTATTGCCGAACGCGAGATAGAGCTTTTGGAAAAAGATTTCCAGGACGACACCGAATCCATGGTCACCGATTTCAAATATGGTTTCATTGCCGGCGCTCTACGCGAAACATTTCAGGAAAATCGTCACAGTCGCAGCACCCGAAACGAAACGGAGGTTGTAGACACCTTCCTGACGCACCGCGTTTTTGGTTTCCCGATCTTCTTGTTTTTTATGTGGCTGATGTTTTACAGCACTTTTACGTTGGGCGAATATCCCATGCAATGGATCGACGCCGGTTTTGGAGCACTCAACGGATTTGTAAGCACCTATATGACTCCCGGTATGCTCAAAGATCTGCTTACCGACGGAATCATTTCCGGGGTGGGCAGCGTGTTGGTATTTCTACCCAACATTCTCATCCTGTTCTTCTTTATTTCTTTTATGGAAGATACAGGTTACATGGCCAGAGTAGCTTTTATCATGGACAGGATTATGCACAAAATCGGTTTGCATGGCCGATCGTTTATTCCGATGTTGATGGGATTTGGATGCAACGTGCCGGCCATCATGGCCACGCGTACCATCGAGTCGCGTTCCGACCGTATCCTCACTATTCTTATCAATCCATTTATGTCGTGTAGCGCGCGACTGCCTGTTTACATTCTTATCATCGGAGCCGTTTTTCCGGAGCACCCCAGTACCATTCTTTTTGGCATCTATGGTTTTGGTATTTTGGTAGCTGCTCTGATAGCAGTTTTGTTTAAGAAAACAATATTTAGAAATCAGGAAGCGCCCTTTGTCATGGAGTTGCCGCCCTACCGGTTGCCCACGCTCAAAGCCATTGTTCGCAATATGTGGTTCAAAGGTTCGCAGTACCTGCGGAAAATGGGCGGTGTAATTTTAATTGCTGTAATAATAATATGGGCCGCTGGCTATTTTCCATTGCACAAAGAGCACATGGAGGCGTTCGATCAGCAGATTGCATTGGTACAGCAAGAACACCAGGATCAGATTTCCGATCTACACATGGCCGACGATATCGATCAGGTGCAACAACTGGAGCATGATGAGCAATTACAGGTTTTGCGTTTGCAGGAGCAAAAAGCAACCTATCGTTTGCAAAATAGTTACATCGGGAAGCTGGGGCATTGGTTTCAGCCGGCGATAGCACCTTTGGGCTTCGACTGGAAAATGGGTGTGGCCTTGATTACCGGGGCGGCGGCCAAAGAAATTGTGGTGAGCACGATGGGTGTTTTGTATCAGGATTCCGAAGAAGGAATGTCTGGCCACACACTGTCACAAAAAATCCAGCACCAGCGCCACACCGATGGACCGCTCGAAGGCCAGCCTGTGTTTACTCCTGCGGTGGCTTTGGCATTTTTGATTTTTGTGTTGATTTATTTCCCATGCATTGCAGTGGTTTCTGCCGTTAAAAAAGAAACCGGTGGGTGGAAATGGGCTTTGTTTTTGGTCGGCTACACCACGGTGCTGGCTTATGTCCTGTCATTTTTGACCTATCGGATAGGACTTTTAGTATTTTAAAATTTTGTGAATTATGGTACAGGAAATTCTAACATATCTAATCTTAGCTGCCACCTTTGTAATAATGGTGGTAAAAATGGTTCGTTTTTTTTATCAAAAAGAGCCTTCGGCATGCAGCTCATGTTTTCAGGCACAAAGCAGCTGCAAGATTGCGCATCTCAAGAAAGCTGCCCACCATTGATCTTTTGAGCTCCAGGCTAAATAGTATCTGTTTGTAAAGTCGATGTTTTTATAACAAAAAACCAAATTCGTACGAATTTGGTCATTGAGTTTTTAACATTGAAATTTATTTGTGATTGTTAGCACCGGCTACTGACGGTTGTTTTATTGCGTTTGGGATTTAATGGTGAATTGCCGTAGAGAAACCAAATAGCTAATGCTTCTCATCCAGTCTGTTGAGGCCTTCGATGGCCTTTTGAAAGTTGCTTGTTTTCTCCAGCGCTGCGTTGTAGTCAGAGCGCGCCATATCGTATTGCCCCATTTGTTCATAGGTAAAACCACGATTATACCAGGCCTCGGTGTACCCGGGCGCCAGGGTGATAACCTGCGTGAAATAATCGGCTGCTCTGGCAAAATCATTTAAATAAACCAGATGGATATAGCCCAGGTTGTAAAGTGCCGGAACATATTCGGGAGCTATGTCGAGTATGTTTTGGTAGGTTTTGATAGCGCTTTCGGTTTTATCGTTTTCCTGAAAAAACAAGCCGAGCTGATAATAAGGTTCCAATGTGCGAGGGCGTAGCTCGATGGCATTTCTGAGGTAGCTTACCGCGACGGGGTTTTTTTGTGCAGCAAAGATGATCCCCAATTCAAGCTGCGCCTCAAAATATTCCTGATCCTGATCTACAGCTGTCTGAAGGCTGCGGATGGCAGCAGCAGTATCAGCTTGTTCCAGTTGGCCGATGGCGGCAATAAAGTATGCTTTAGGATTGATCCCATCCAGATCGAGCAGTTGTGTGAGGGCGGCGCGGCTTTCTTTGTAATCGCGCATGATTAGATAAAGCTGTGCTTTTTTGAGAAATGCTTCGCGGCTTTCGGGATTTAGATGAAGCGCTTTATCGAGTGCGTCGAGGCATTTGTCGGGATTGCCGTCGGCCAGATAGGCATCCGACAGGGTGATATAATGATTGGCATTCTTATCGTCGATACTGATGGCGATGAGAATATCGCGCAAAGCACTATCTACATTATTCATCAAAAGATAGTAATCCGCGCGGCTAATGTAAGCGGCGTCGTTGTCAGCATTGTTAGAAATAGCTTTATTCAGCATCATCAGCACAGTGTCTGTATTTTCGGATGTGGCGTCGTGCTGGTTGGCATTTTCGGTATTGCATCCGCTTACAGCAAAAATCAAAGCGGCAATAGCCATCAAAGCTGTCGTTTTTATAAATTGTATTCTCATAATGAACCGCAACATTTTTAGCAAAATTAAAGCTACTGCTTTGAAATGCGTTTTATTAAAATAATATTGATAGCAAAAAGGTGTTGATTTTTAATGCTGGATGCTGATAATAAAAGTGTTCGCCATCGTACATCCATTGCCATTTATCTAAAACGAGGAAGTACGGTCAATTAATGTTTGAAGGTTCTATTTGATCACTTCACGGATTTTAGCTTCGAGCTCGTCTGCAAGTTCCGGGTTGTCTTCAAGGAGTTTTTTCACCGCGTCGCGTCCTTGTCCCAGTTTTGTGTCGCCGTAGCTATACCAGGAGCCGCTTTTTTTGATGATTTCATGTTCTGCGCCCAGGTCGATGATTTCGCCCAGCTTGGAAATACCTTCTCCATAGATCATATCGAATTCGGCACTACGGAATGGCGGGGCAACTTTGTTCTTTACCACTTTTACCCGCACACGGTTACCACTTACCGATTCGGTGTCTTTTATTTGTCCTGTGCGGCGAATATCGAGGCGGATAGAAGCATAAAACTTCAGCGCGTTGCCACCGGTGGTAGTCTCCGGGTTGCCAAACATGACGCCGATTTTTTCGCGCAGCTGGTTGATGAAAATACAGATCGAGCCGGTTTTGCTAATAGTGGCGGTAAGCTTGCGCAAAGCCTGCGACATAAGCCGTGCCTGCAAGCCCATCCTGGAGTCGCCCATCTCGCCTTCTATTTCAGCTTTTGGCGTGAGGGCTGCCACCGAGTCGATGACAATGATGTCGATGGCTCCTGAGCGAATCAGATTGTCGGCAATCTCGAGCGCTTGCTCACCGTTGTCGGGCTGCGACACCAGCAGATTTTTTGTGTCCACGCCAAGCTTCTCACCATAGATTCTGTCGAAGGCATGCTCCGCATCGATAAATGCAGCAATGCCCCCCGCTTTTTGTGCTTCGGCCACGGCATGAAGGGCCAGGGTGGTTTTACCCGACGACTCCGGCCCGTAGATTTCTACAATCCTTCCTTTGGGCAGCCCACCAACGCCAAGCGCAGCGTCCAATCCGATGGAGCCTGTGGAGATGGTTGGCATGTTTTCGATGGGTGAGTCGCCCAGCATCATGATGGCGCCTTTGCCGTAATGTTTCTCTATGTTGCCCAGCGTGAGCTGTAGCGCTTGCATTTTATCCGCTTTTATCTTGTCGGTGTCATTTTTTTCTTTAGCCATGATTTTGGTTCTTATTATAAATATTTTTGAAATTTAATCATTTTCCATTGCCTGCAGGATCTGTGCAGCATGGTCTTTGGTTTTTACTGATGTAATTACTTTCTCAATCTTACCTTTCTCATCTATCACGTAAGTGGTGCGCAGCAGGCCTTCATAGCTTTTTCCATACATGCTTTTGGTTCCCCACGCACCATAAGCTTTGATCACCTCCAGCTCAGTGTCGGCGAGCAGCGAGAAAGGAAGGTTATATTTCTCAGCAAACTTTTTTTGCTTCTCTACTGTGTCGGGACTTACGCCAATAATTTTGTAACCACGTCCCAGCAGGTCGTCGTAGTTGTCGCGCAGGTTGCAGCTTTCGGCAGTGCAACCGGGGGTGTCAGCTTTCGGATAGAAATAAAGAATGACTTTGTGACCCAGGAAATCTTTCAGAGCCACCATTTTTCCATCCTGATCTTTCACCTGAAAATCGGGAGCTTTATCACCCTTGTTTAAAAATGCCATAATTAATGTGTATTAAATGTTTAGCAACAAAATTAATGAAATCATCCGCTTAGCTGGTGCTTTAAGATTTATTAAGAGCTGATTTCCTTTGATGTTGCTGATAAAATTTGCAAATATTGGCGATGCCGCATTGGTCGCATTTGGGTTTGCGTGCCTGGCAGATGTAACGGCCGTGCAGGATAAGCCAATGATGTGCCCGCGAAATATATTCTTCGGGAATATTCTGCACGAGTTGCTTCTCCGTGTCGAGTGGCGTTTTGCTTCGGGTGGTAAGTCCAATGCGTGCGGAAACTCTGAACACATGCGTATCCACTGCCATGGCTGGTTGGTTGAAAGCCACGGAGGCAATTACGTTGGCTGTTTTGCGTCCCACACCCGGCAGCTTTTGAAGTTGTTCTATCTCTGATGGCACAATGCCGCTAAAATCCTTCAGGAGC
Proteins encoded in this window:
- a CDS encoding DUF5063 domain-containing protein produces the protein MENEDILKEPVYSPFVLEFVAVAQKYCLFIEEIDNYSVGEIFDYMHKALSLLYVRGSVLPKVTPEHYEANEKYVTEEQWQNVFNALREKLGKDDEYWFNENDNPLNELIKGSLADGFTDIYQDMRDFVLLYQKPLRDAKKVAVWEMRELFQAHWGFRIVNLLKVLHYNLYSENRPTAMTGVDGLPI
- a CDS encoding TlpA disulfide reductase family protein yields the protein MKKYFIVTTIIIASLLLVASPIRAQVSRTTGVEPGNVLPDITLNDLDGNPHKISELRGSIVLVDFWASWCRPCRRENIVLVKTYRDFQSKKFKDAEGFKILSISFDKTRQDWSKAIEADGLFWETHVSDLQGWHSMAAKTYNVRAIPTNFLIDQKGVIIAKNLHGEQLAEALRKLMKE
- the recA gene encoding recombinase RecA yields the protein MAKEKNDTDKIKADKMQALQLTLGNIEKHYGKGAIMMLGDSPIENMPTISTGSIGLDAALGVGGLPKGRIVEIYGPESSGKTTLALHAVAEAQKAGGIAAFIDAEHAFDRIYGEKLGVDTKNLLVSQPDNGEQALEIADNLIRSGAIDIIVIDSVAALTPKAEIEGEMGDSRMGLQARLMSQALRKLTATISKTGSICIFINQLREKIGVMFGNPETTTGGNALKFYASIRLDIRRTGQIKDTESVSGNRVRVKVVKNKVAPPFRSAEFDMIYGEGISKLGEIIDLGAEHEIIKKSGSWYSYGDTKLGQGRDAVKKLLEDNPELADELEAKIREVIK
- a CDS encoding nucleotide exchange factor GrpE — encoded protein: MDEKTKSPKNKNSKPKDGNKHQHTDEEVHRDDKKIMRTIIRKQERARLETRINELEGNLAELSDKYLRLFSEFDNYRKRTNKERIELLDTASAGLIKELLPVLDDFDRAMQLLDDADDPKVASSVEGMRLIYNKLKNLLMRSGLEPMKSIGETFDTDFHEAITNIPAPAPDLVGKVVDEIQKGYMLKGKVIRFARVVVGQ
- a CDS encoding translation initiation factor yields the protein MAKKFKKITGDIVYSTNPDFSFQFQEEAQEETLSPAQQNLKVWLDRKMRKGKVVTLVKGFVGTTEDLESLAKLLKTRCGTGGSAKEGEIIIQGEVREKVLAILKSEGYKAIAAGG
- the nth gene encoding endonuclease III, with translation MTKKERYTQFIEYFSQHEPEPETELRYYTPYQLLVAVILSAQCTDKRVNMITPALFDRFPNPATLADATTDQVYEFIKSCTYPNNKAKHLIGMATMLLKDFSGIVPSEIEQLQKLPGVGRKTANVIASVAFNQPAMAVDTHVFRVSARIGLTTRSKTPLDTEKQLVQNIPEEYISRAHHWLILHGRYICQARKPKCDQCGIANICKFYQQHQRKSALNKS
- the dnaJ gene encoding molecular chaperone DnaJ encodes the protein MTKRDYYEILEITRDANEGEIKKAYRKMAIRYHPDKNPGDHKAEDKFKEAAEAYEVLNDNDKRQRYDRFGHDGLRGQGGGGYDMSMEDIFSNFGDIFGSAFGGFSGGFGSSSRRRRVNRGSNLRVRVKLTLEEIANGINKKIKVNKYKKCEECSGSGAKGGSSYSTCSTCHGSGQVTRVTNTFLGQMQTASTCPACGGEGQVITSKCASCNGDGIVRGEEVISIEIPAGVAQDMQLSVSGKGNAGARGGINGDLIVVIEEAEHESLIRDGDNLIYNHFISFAEAALGATAYVPTLDGKAKVSIEAGTHSGKVLRLKNKGIPHLQQYGRGDLLVNISVWTPQSLSREERELLQKLDESESFKPSPSKSQRGIFNRMKEYFQ
- the feoB gene encoding ferrous iron transport protein B, with protein sequence MNLSELKQGDKAFISKVKGRGAFRKRLTEMGFVKGKEVEVIRNAPLRDPIEYRLMNYEVSLRRSEARLVSVVTKESEINNGNGLPFQGTISDDILKLKAVEKGKTIDIALVGNPNSGKTTIFNFASRSREKVGNYGGVTVDAKMAHFKLDGYTFNLVDLPGTYSLSAYTPEELYVRKHILGHFPDIVINVLDASNLERNLYLTTQLIDMDIKVVVALNMYDELSAKGDKFDHRALGKMLGIPFVPTIGSKGKGIRTLFRKVIDVYEDRDPIMRHIHIHYGKPMERSISRIQDEIWKNKSLTDKVSSRYYAIKLLEKDESAHFSLGKLPNYPDISRIAEREIELLEKDFQDDTESMVTDFKYGFIAGALRETFQENRHSRSTRNETEVVDTFLTHRVFGFPIFLFFMWLMFYSTFTLGEYPMQWIDAGFGALNGFVSTYMTPGMLKDLLTDGIISGVGSVLVFLPNILILFFFISFMEDTGYMARVAFIMDRIMHKIGLHGRSFIPMLMGFGCNVPAIMATRTIESRSDRILTILINPFMSCSARLPVYILIIGAVFPEHPSTILFGIYGFGILVAALIAVLFKKTIFRNQEAPFVMELPPYRLPTLKAIVRNMWFKGSQYLRKMGGVILIAVIIIWAAGYFPLHKEHMEAFDQQIALVQQEHQDQISDLHMADDIDQVQQLEHDEQLQVLRLQEQKATYRLQNSYIGKLGHWFQPAIAPLGFDWKMGVALITGAAAKEIVVSTMGVLYQDSEEGMSGHTLSQKIQHQRHTDGPLEGQPVFTPAVALAFLIFVLIYFPCIAVVSAVKKETGGWKWALFLVGYTTVLAYVLSFLTYRIGLLVF
- a CDS encoding tetratricopeptide repeat protein encodes the protein MRIQFIKTTALMAIAALIFAVSGCNTENANQHDATSENTDTVLMMLNKAISNNADNDAAYISRADYYLLMNNVDSALRDILIAISIDDKNANHYITLSDAYLADGNPDKCLDALDKALHLNPESREAFLKKAQLYLIMRDYKESRAALTQLLDLDGINPKAYFIAAIGQLEQADTAAAIRSLQTAVDQDQEYFEAQLELGIIFAAQKNPVAVSYLRNAIELRPRTLEPYYQLGLFFQENDKTESAIKTYQNILDIAPEYVPALYNLGYIHLVYLNDFARAADYFTQVITLAPGYTEAWYNRGFTYEQMGQYDMARSDYNAALEKTSNFQKAIEGLNRLDEKH
- the bcp gene encoding thioredoxin-dependent thiol peroxidase; this encodes MAFLNKGDKAPDFQVKDQDGKMVALKDFLGHKVILYFYPKADTPGCTAESCNLRDNYDDLLGRGYKIIGVSPDTVEKQKKFAEKYNLPFSLLADTELEVIKAYGAWGTKSMYGKSYEGLLRTTYVIDEKGKIEKVITSVKTKDHAAQILQAMEND
- the murA gene encoding UDP-N-acetylglucosamine 1-carboxyvinyltransferase, whose translation is MSSFEICGGKRLSGEIIPQGAKNEALQVICAVLLTRQPVTISNIPEIRDVIKLIDLLKLLGVEAEKTAEATWRFTASDIQLDILLTDEFRKKSAQLRGSIMIIGPLLARFGKAFIPQPGGDKIGRRRLDTHFIGLEKLGAKFDYDFQKNYYSVVAERLEGTYMLLDEASVTGTANVVMAATLAKGTTTIFNAACEPYVAQLCKMLNSMGARIEGIGSNLLTVNGVEALSGCSHRLLPDMIEVGSFIGMAALTQSNIKIAGVNPADLGIIPDVFRRLGIKMQLNADSIVIPEQEGYEIETFMDGSIMTIADAPWPGFTPDLISIALVVAIQAKGSVLIHQKMFESRLFFVDKLIDMGARIILCDPHRATVIGLDRQYKLRGIRMSSPDIRAGVALLISALSAEGKSIIDNIEQIDRGYQNIDGRLRALGAEIERI